Proteins co-encoded in one Accipiter gentilis chromosome 5, bAccGen1.1, whole genome shotgun sequence genomic window:
- the CNRIP1 gene encoding CB1 cannabinoid receptor-interacting protein 1 isoform X1, whose amino-acid sequence MSPNPGDGAEGLALLSRPAAFRGGGETSAEAAAPPPPPRRQAMDDIPGLVKISVSLKIQPNDGAVYFKVDGQRFGQNRTIKLLTGAKYKIEVALRPGTVQATTMGIGGINVPLEEKSRDAQVVSYTGIYDTEGVPHTKSGERQPIQVNMQFNDIGVFETVWQVKFYNYHKRDHCQWGNSFGSIEYECKPNETRSLMWINKETFH is encoded by the exons ATGTCCCCCAACCCGGGTGATGGGGCGGAGGG CCTCGCTCTCCTCTCCCGGCCAGCCGCCTTCCGCGGAGGGGGCGAGACGAGCGCAGaggccgcagccccccccccccccccccggcgacAAGCGATGGACGACATCCCCGGCCTCGTGAAAATCAGCGTCTCCCTCAAAATCCAGCCCAACGACGGGGCGGTGTATTTCAAGGTGGACGGGCAGCGCTTCGGCCAGAACCGCACCATCAAGCTGCTGACCGGAGCCAAGTACAAGATTGAGGTGGCCCTTCGGCCCGGCACCGTCCAGGCCAC GACAATGGGCATTGGGGGCATCAATGTCCCACTGGAAGAGAAATCGAGGGATGCACAGGTGGTCTCTTACACAGGGATCTATGACACAGAAGGGGTGCCCCATACCAAGAGCGGGGAGAGACAGCCCATCCAGGTCAACATGCAG TTTAACGACATTGGCGTTTTTGAAACAGTCTGGCAAGTCAAATTCTACAACTACCACAAACGGGATCATTGCCAATGGGGAAACAGTTTTGGCAGTATTGAGTACGAATGCAAACCAAATGAAACGCGCAGTCTTATGTGGATCAATAAAGAGACCTTCCATTGA
- the CNRIP1 gene encoding CB1 cannabinoid receptor-interacting protein 1 isoform X2 — MDDIPGLVKISVSLKIQPNDGAVYFKVDGQRFGQNRTIKLLTGAKYKIEVALRPGTVQATTMGIGGINVPLEEKSRDAQVVSYTGIYDTEGVPHTKSGERQPIQVNMQFNDIGVFETVWQVKFYNYHKRDHCQWGNSFGSIEYECKPNETRSLMWINKETFH, encoded by the exons ATGGACGACATCCCCGGCCTCGTGAAAATCAGCGTCTCCCTCAAAATCCAGCCCAACGACGGGGCGGTGTATTTCAAGGTGGACGGGCAGCGCTTCGGCCAGAACCGCACCATCAAGCTGCTGACCGGAGCCAAGTACAAGATTGAGGTGGCCCTTCGGCCCGGCACCGTCCAGGCCAC GACAATGGGCATTGGGGGCATCAATGTCCCACTGGAAGAGAAATCGAGGGATGCACAGGTGGTCTCTTACACAGGGATCTATGACACAGAAGGGGTGCCCCATACCAAGAGCGGGGAGAGACAGCCCATCCAGGTCAACATGCAG TTTAACGACATTGGCGTTTTTGAAACAGTCTGGCAAGTCAAATTCTACAACTACCACAAACGGGATCATTGCCAATGGGGAAACAGTTTTGGCAGTATTGAGTACGAATGCAAACCAAATGAAACGCGCAGTCTTATGTGGATCAATAAAGAGACCTTCCATTGA